AATAGTATTCCATataattcttttaaaaaataaaaaataaaaaattccttaTATACGATTAATCTTCCGCCATGATTCTTGCTGCCTTGTTCAAACCACTTTCAGCGCTCCAAGTTGTACGGCTTTATGCAAATCCGGTAGACCAACATTCGAACACTTCACCACCAACTTCTGCATTCGGGTGCCGTCGTTCACAACCGCATTCCCTACGCTCCCCCACCTGCACCCGCCGTCGACAAGCTCGCAGAGGATCAGCTCCTCCGGCGACCAAGTGTTATGCAGGCACACCATATCTCTCGTGCAGCTCATCGAAACCGTCCCCGCGCAGTCTGTCTCGCCCTTCAGCTTCTCCACCATCGCCGGCGGCATCTCCCCGATCAACGTTTTGCACTCAAGCGACACCCCGTTCACTTCCCACACTTTCATGGTTTTCAAATTCCCCGCGCTTCCGACCGCCTCCACCAAAATAAAGCGGCCATTAGCGAATCCCGTCACCGCCCCGAACACCGTCCTGTCGGGACACAGATCGTACGGTCCACACCACGTCTTGGAATCGGGATCGAAGGTGTAGGTCAAACCGGTGTTTTTATCCGTCACGTACAGTTTGCTGTCGTCAACGGCGACCGAGAGCCACGTGGAGGCAGCAGAGTCCTTGAGGATAGCGGGCATTGAGTTGCACGTTCCCCATGTGCGCTCCCTCGTGTCGTAAATTTCGACGGCCAGGGGGTCGTCCTCGTAATCGCAGGTGCCGCCTGCGACGACTATGCGGTGGCCCACCAGCGCGACAATCGGGTCGGTGCGCCAGACCAACGGGGCGTCCACGTGGTTCCACGTGTGGTGGAGGGGGTCGGTTGAGAAGGCTAATTTGGAGGGAGACAGCATGTAGAGGAGCGTGGAGTGGGAGGATCGGAGGGTGGAGATGGATTTCATGGACGGCTGAAAGTGGATGTCGATCCAAGCGTGCGAGGCAGGGTCGTAGGCACGTGCGTTGATCTTGTAGGGAGACCTGATCGTTTGGGCGAGGACAATGAGCCAGGGCTTGACGTTTCGGTTGAGGTGGCGGAGGGAGGAGGAGACGGCGCGGTTCCAGGACTTGGACACGTGACAGGCAGGAACGAGGTAAAGGAGAGGCACGTGGTAGAGTATGGCCTCTAGGATGTCTCCGTAGAGTGGAGCTTCTTCCTGGTCTTCGATGCTGGAGATTTTGGTCGGAATTTGAACATGCAACGCCATTGCTAAttgttttagagagagaaaagaaggagaaagagggaGATGATTAGTTTGAGTGGGAAAGCTGTGCGTGGCCGGATCTTTATATAGGGAGCGTGAAGTGGATATAATTTATACTTCCTTGGCTAAGGCTAGGCTTAacttcgatatatatatatttttaataaatgacATGACCTACATCAAATCAAGTTTAACAAAATAACTTTaccataataaaatataaataataatataatttaaattcatctttacgataataaaatttaaataacttttatttataaatgataAATAATACTACTAAATCGTAGTATTAATATTGCTAAATCTTAATATTAAGTGATATTAAAACTTTAatttgaacaaaaagaaaataaaaacatgttaataattcgtttgtttttttaatgttagagaataaaaaaaacagagaagCGTGAGGTGACCGGTGGAGAGGGGCGGGTCAGTGGACCTGACCGCGACTAGATATTGgtgaagaaataaaaacaaacaataagAGAATAAATCCACGCCGTCCATTTTGGGGCTTCACTACCAACCAACctcatttttttaatgattcAATCCAGAAGTAGTATAATCCCAGAGAGGTGTAGATGACCTAGCCAAACAGAAGTATTAGCCAGCCAACCACCTTGGACAAATTTGTCCAGTCCAAACTACACAAACGAAGACTTCTTGATTCAATATTCCATATTCAAAAGGGAAGAGACTTGCTAGGGAGCCACTGTTTGGTCTTAACTTATGAGTCATGACATGCATCGATTCTTTATGGATTCAAAATACCATGTTACATATATGAAGGGAAACttatatataaaatgtttaCCTTTATTGAGACATCTCAGTTCAATAATGCATCGTCATacgaaaaaaaatttacacaaaATAATGCATTATTGAACTAGAGTGCCACGTAACAGGAAATTATCAGTTCCATGTCGATGCTTCCCCTAACATGGGATCATTTAAGTTTAACCACTTCGGAAAAAAGAAGCCATCTGGATATGGATGGCATGTATCAATTGTGTAATTCAACTTTCTTCTTTTATCTTATTTCACTAGGTAGAAAATCCATTATACATAGAATTAGTAGCCTCTTTACACGTGCTCACACGTATGAGAGAGATTCCTTTTCTAATTACGTGTGCTACTTGCCCCTTTAAGATGTGTTGTGTTAGTTGTTTTCTTTCTCATACTGAgtctaaaataaaatacaacatACAATTGCAAATAAAAGGAAATATAACATATCTAAGTCGCATGTAAAATGCGTGAAAAAAGAAAGACTCcatgaacaaattaaacaatTCATCTATGATATTAAGGTGAAGAGTAAGAATTCATAAACATCATCTTTTTCTTACAGAACCACAAAATACATCTCACTTCTATCACATCTGTTTGAATAGTTTATCTTATTAAAAGTTGCTTTTGTTACCAAAATCTAAAGAAATAGAAAGTTTTCAAACGGTCAAACCATATACCCATATCCAAACGAAAATGCATCACTTGTAGCTTTCTCCAGAAGTTTTTCTTATGGGGAttgctttgatttttcttctaCTATCTTTGTTGCAAGCATGGTAATGGCATCATTGTATTGTGTGGTAAGAGATGATGTAGCGTCAAATAACttttatttgatattttgtacaGAGGAGAAAGGCGATAACTAGATCAAACTactaaatcaaatgattaagcaACTAAGAAACCACATAATTCAAATTAAGTACCTGTAAGAATTTTGACCACGTATAACATTTGGttggttcatgttttttctTGTGATGTTTTGCTGTTTGACTCAATAAATCACAGATGCTGCTGATGTTGGGATGAGAGGCAGTGCAACAATCTGTCCCAAGAAAAATTACAGCTTGCAATTGCACTTGTGTTAAATACTCAGCCAAAAGATATAAGAAGCTTAGAGATTATAATCATGCTACCAACATTTGACCCAAAACTGAAAGGAAAAAAGTTGAAATTCCATGCCATGACACATAGGAGATGATCGATAAAGCAAACTCtgcaatttttaattgaaagatTGAAAATGGCTTCAAATTTAACTGAATATCTAAAACAACTTTTAAAGCTAATTATATGGAAGAAATGTAGAGAAAAGCAAAGTGCTTCTACCCCAGGTTTGATGCTTTGCAGATGTAGTGTTTAAAACATTGGTATCTATGGAAATATCGATGTACAAATTTGTTGAAATATCAACGGATATATTGAATATCAATATTGATACCCGATGCTTTCGATAGAAATGttggaaatttaaaatgaaactttaggaAATGTCAAACATTGGTTTGGACGAAATATAAAAGTTTCTTCGATATTTAACCGATATGTCGAAAATATCGACAAAATCTGTTGATTTTGGCCTAAACTTAAGATTTTTCCGGATATTGGATGAAGTTTAGATTTCACCACCCTTTCCATatattttttctgatttttccgATAGTTTCACAAAAATATCGACAGTATCGAAGAAATTTCACACACTACTTATATATAAGACTTAGTTTTCTATGTTCGCCAACGGCTTTCAGAGAGCACCAAAGGTGAGTGTGGATCAGAATGTACTCAATCCCTCAAGAGAAGGGCACGGCCATTTGTGCATTCTGCTCAGTGCTTGAGGCTCCGGGCACTTGtttgaaactgaaaattaaattgGGCTAAATATTTAGGTCTTTCTAATTTATTTGTTGAAGGGGATTCTCATGTTTTGATTCGGTTGCTGCGTCGCTCCCTTGGCGTCTTTGTTCTTTGGTGCAGGATTTTACAAGTATTTTTACCGATCTTCGGGTTACTCGCCAAggggacttttttttttttttttttttcgtgaagCAAACTTGGTAGATGATGAACTTGCGACGTTTGCGTATCACAACAATGACCTCTAAATTTCCAGTGAATGTGCCTTGTATGCTGTTGTGAGATTTAATGTCCATAGTTGATAGTTATCCCTCTGGGATCTCTTTGCAAGTTTGTTTTCGTCTTTGAAGAAAAAGGGTTCATATGCGCAGAAATGAAATGAATACCAACGTTAACTTTTTTATTACGGTAATAAGATCATCATACAACATCATCACGTTATCATTTACCCATTAGCACGTAAAAACTACATTAGCTTGGCTTAGGTTTTTGATAGAACGTAATTGGTTCAAGGATTTAATGAAGACGCGAAACTTgccacaaaagaaaagaaaagaaaagaaaaggaaagaggaGAGCGAGAGTGCGAGCAATCTGAACGATAACTTATGCAGCAGCGGTGATGCACTGAATTGCCTGTTTGCAAATACCTGTCATTGTTGCTTCGGGTCCATAGACCTGCAAGGGAACACAGAAACAGAAGAATAAATGTCAGACAAGTTCTTCGGAAATGAATTTTAGAGGGAGCTCTGCATGTCTGCCTAATCAGTggagatttgaaaaatatttggtACCTCAATAGGGAGGCCGACTTCCTCTGCAAGTGCCCGCATTTTTGCAAGCCCCCTCTGGTAGTTGGGGCCTCCTCTCCTGACATAAAGATGCATCTGTGCGGCTTTAAGCTTAGATTCCTGGAGTAATCAAATATGGCATTGTCAATTTTTGCACTTCGAAAGGATAAGAACAGAACAACATTATTCGCCCAAAAAATAAAGGATTTAGACTAGAAGATTAAGCTCACCTTCTCCTTCAAGGCACGAATAATTCCATTGAATGTTGCAGCAACATCGGTAAAGTTAGCAATACCTCCTCCAATTACAAGGGCTCTCTTACGGCCGTCAGGTTCAGAAGTTGCACACTGCACAAGGCATAAGATTAGTATTAAACAACAAAATGTGAGGTGCATATGATTGTGTGGCTTGACGTTTATGAAGAATAATTAAGCAGGGGAAAAATGAATTGTTCTTACATCAATCACAACTCTGGCATACTGCAACACCTCCTCTTCATTGGGTGCTCCACTGTATTCGGCATAGTTTCCAAGCTCATCAGCAAAGCCAAGATCTCCAACCTGGCCAAAGAAAATCATTTTGGTGAGCAATTAATGCCAACGAAACAAATGTCAAAAAGCTACAACGCTCAAATCCAGTTAAACTTCTAAATCTTATGTACACACACCGTGTCTGCGTAGATGACACTTGCACCTCCTCCAGCGACCATAGTCCAAATTCGCCCCTTTGGGTTCAGAACTGTGAATTTCAAAGATGCACTTGTCTGCAAGAAAATCACAAATAAACTTAATAAATCAACAATTGCAGGGCTACTAAAATGGATGTTATCCAATGAGATGTGATAAAACGTTACCAATATGAAATTACA
This Pyrus communis chromosome 6, drPyrComm1.1, whole genome shotgun sequence DNA region includes the following protein-coding sequences:
- the LOC137738137 gene encoding F-box/kelch-repeat protein At1g23390-like; amino-acid sequence: MALHVQIPTKISSIEDQEEAPLYGDILEAILYHVPLLYLVPACHVSKSWNRAVSSSLRHLNRNVKPWLIVLAQTIRSPYKINARAYDPASHAWIDIHFQPSMKSISTLRSSHSTLLYMLSPSKLAFSTDPLHHTWNHVDAPLVWRTDPIVALVGHRIVVAGGTCDYEDDPLAVEIYDTRERTWGTCNSMPAILKDSAASTWLSVAVDDSKLYVTDKNTGLTYTFDPDSKTWCGPYDLCPDRTVFGAVTGFANGRFILVEAVGSAGNLKTMKVWEVNGVSLECKTLIGEMPPAMVEKLKGETDCAGTVSMSCTRDMVCLHNTWSPEELILCELVDGGCRWGSVGNAVVNDGTRMQKLVVKCSNVGLPDLHKAVQLGALKVV